The nucleotide window cgttaataactctttcatacgacattatttttttataaaaattgcaccaaaaaaatgagcgttttttttctttaaaacgagtatactattgctatattttaaaaaaaaaattaaaacccagttgcgtaaaacgcaatagaaaaaccaccagttacgtaaaacgcaatgaaaaaaaaaacctaaaaaatgacatttttctaaaacgcaatgcaccaaaaacacaaagaaatgacttatttgtaaaacgcaatggccagaaaacacacagaaatgtcttatttgtaaaacgcaatggccagaaaacacataaaaatgtgttctacctaaaacgcaatgcaccaaaaacacaaagaaatgacttatttgtaaaacgcaatggccagaaaacacacagaaatgtcttatttgtaaaacgcaatggccagaaaacacataaaaatgtgttttacctaaaacgcaatgcaccaaaaacacaaagaaatgtcttatatgtaaaacgcaatggccagaaaacacttaaaaatgactcattctaaaacgcaatggactgaaaacacctaaaaaatgtgtcactgtgaactgtctgaattgtctacgaattactgtcttcgaaatgagccaatttatggaaaattaatttttctgatgcgtttttagtacagcaatttaatcgaaaaaaaaaaaatttcctcCCTAAACTAGTTCACCACTTCAATGTCTACGTGCCGGATTTGGTGTTTTTTGGTGACTCGTTCACGACTCGGTCGGATCGGTCAGACTCGTTCCAGGCTCAGTGTGTGTACCGAGTCATGGAGGTGAACTCAGTGAAGAGAATGAGGGTGGTGGGGTTGAGTTATGGGGGGTTTGTGGCGTATAGTTTAGCGGCGCAGTTTAAGGAAATGGTGGAGAGGGTGGTGATATGTTGCGCCGGGGTGTGTTTGGAGGAGAAGGATTTGGAGGATGGGTTGTTTCCGGTGAAGAGTTTGGAGGAGGCGGCGGAGATATTGCTCCCGCAAACGCCGGAGAAGATGAAGGAATTGATGCGGTTTACGTTTGTCAAGCCGCCCGTGAAGACTCCGAATTGTATACTTGTAGACTTCATACAGGTAATACTGGTAATTTGACCAATGACACGTAAATTAAGAGAATCCCAATGTAACGGAGAACTAACGTCGTTTGTTCCGTTTCAAAATGCTAGTTAGATACAAGTTAATTTTTCGTTAGAGTAAAATTACATAAATTATTATCGACCGATGGATCATTGTATGTATCCAATTTACCTATCTTTTATGAAGAAGTATGGTTAATTGGTAATTTCTTTTGATTTATTACATGGAATTTGATGTTATACTTCATAttaaaagaatttgatctttgtGAACGTATAAAGTCACTAGAGTTTTTTATGTAGAGTTATTAATAATTAAATTGTACATGATAATATAAAGTATAATATAAAAATAGAAAAGGACGAAATTCCACGTATTGACAAATGGGGAAAAATCTTACCGGTTTCTGAATGCTTCATTTATGACAATAAGGATGACGTATTTAGGCTTACATTTTATCCAAAGGTGATAACATTTACTCATTTTAATAAGAGACATATAATTccaagggtggagatacaataggaagtttatttggctaggaaggataggaagtgatcttgaccattcattaagttaatcaagggctaagattaaatcagggaaattgaaaagaataaaagaggcgcgtgagtttgttcaagggcattctagtcaatccaagccaatagtttctctctcctccaattcccccccattttttaaacgttaataactctttcatacgacattatttttttataaaaattgcaccaaaaaaatgagcgttttttttctttaaaacgagtatactattgctatattttaaaaaaaaaaattaaaacccagttgcgtaaaacgcaatagaaaaaccaccagttacgtaaaacgcaatgaaaaaaaaaacctaaaaaatgacatttttctaaaacgcaatgcaccaaaaacacaaagaaatgacttatttgtaaaacgcaatggccagaaaacacacagaaatgtcttatttgtaaaacgcaatggccagaaaacacataaaaatgtgttctacctaaaacgcaatgcaccaaaaacacaaagaaatgacttatttgtaaaacgcaatggccagaaaacacacagaaatgtcttatttgtaaaacgcaatggccagaaaacacataaaatgtgttttacctaaaacgcaatgcaccaaaaacacaaagaaatgtcttatatgtaaaacgcaatggccagaaaacacttaaaaatgactcattctaaaacgcaatggactgaaaacacctaaaaaatgtgtcactgtgaactgtctgaattgtctacgaattactgtcttcgaaatgagccaatttatggaaaattaatttttctgatgcgtttttagtacagcaatttaatcgaaaaaaaaaaatttcctcCCTAAACTAGTTCACCACTTCAATGTCTACGTGCCGGATTTGGTGTTTTTTGGTGACTCGTTCACGGACTCGGTCGGATCGGTCAGACTCGTTCCAGGCTCAGTGTGTGTACCGAGTCATGGAGGTGAACTCAGTGAAGAGAATGAGGGTGGTGGGGTTGAGTTATGGGGGGTTTGTGGCGTATAGTTTAGCGGCGCAGTTTAAGGAAATGGTGGAGAGGGTGGTGATATGTTGCGCCGGGGTGTGTTTGGAGGAGAAGGATTTGGAGGATGGGTTGTTTCCGGTGAAGAGTTTGGAGGAGGCGGCGGAGATATTGCTCCCGCAAACGCCGGAGAAGATGAAGGAATTGATGCGGTTTACGTTTGTCAAGCCGCCCGTGAAGACTCCGAATTGTATACTTGTAGACTTCATACAGGTAATACTGGTAATTTGACCAATGACACGTAAATTAAGAGAATCCCAATGTAACGGAGAACTAACGTCGTTTGTTCCGTTTCAAAATGCTAGTTAGATACAAGTTAATTTTTCGTTAGAGTAAAATTACATAAATTATTATCGACCGATGGATCATTGTATGTATCCAATTTACCTATCTTTTATGAAGAAGTATGGTTAATTGGTAATTTCTTTTGATTTATTACATGGAATTTGATGTTATACTTCATAttaaaagaatttgatctttgtGAACGTATAAAGTCACTAGAGTTTTTTTATGTAGAGTTATTAATAATTAAATTGTACATGATAATATAAAGTATAATATAAAAATAGAAAAGGACGAAATTCCACGTATTGACAAATGGGGAAAAATCTTACCGGTTTCTGAATGCTTCATTTATGACAATAAGGATGACGTATTTAGGCTTACATTTTATCCAAAGGTGATAACATTTACTCATTTTAATAAGAGACATATAATTccaagggtggagatacaataggaagtttatttggctaggaaggataggaagtgatcttgaccattcattaagttaatcaagggctaagattaaatcagggaaattgaaaagaataaaagaggcgcgtgagtttgttcaagggcattctagtcaatccaagccaatagtttctctctcctccaattcccccccattttttaaacgttaataactctttcatacgacattatttttttataaaaattgcaccaaaaaaatgagcgttttttttctttaaaacgagtatactattgctatattttaaaaaaaaaaattaaaacccagttgcgtaaaacgcaatagaaaaaccaccagttacgtaaaacgcaatgaaaaaaaaaacctaaaaaatgacatttttctaaaacgcaatgcaccaaaaacacaaagaaatgacttatttgtaaaacgcaatggccagaaaacacacagaaatgtcttatttgtaaaacgcaatggccagaaaacacataaaaatgtgttctacctaaaacgcaatgcaccaaaaacacaagaaatgacttatttgtaaaacgcaatggccagaaaacacacagaaatgtcttatttgtaaaacgcaatggccagaaaacacataaaatgtgttttacctaaaacgcaatgcaccaaaaacacaaagaaatgtcttatatgtaaacgcaatggccagaaaacacttaaaaatgactcattctaaaacgcaatggactgaaaacacctaaaaaatgtgtcactgtgaactgtctgaattgtctacgaattactgtcttcgaaatgagccaatttatggaaaattaatttttctgatgcgtttttagtacagcaatttaatcgaaaaaaaaaaaatttcctcCCTAAACTAGTTCACCACTTCAATGTCTACGTGCCGGATTTGGTGTTTTTTGGTGACTCGTTCACGACTCGGTCGGATCGGTCAGACTCGTTCCAGGCTCAGTGTGTGTACCGAGTCATGGAGGTGAACTCAGTGAAGAGAATGAGGGTGGTGGGGTTGAGTTATGGGGGGTTTGTGGCGTATAGTTTAGCGGCGCAGTTTAAGGAAATGGTGGAGAGGTGGTGATATGTTGCGCCGGGGTGTGTTTGGAGGAGAAGGATTTGGAGGATGGGTTGTTTCCGGTGAAGAGTTTGGAGGAGGCGGCGGAGATATTGCTCCCGCAAACGCCGGAGAAGATGAAGGAATTGATGCGGTTTACGTTTGTCAAGCCGCCCGTGAAGACTCCGAATTGTATACTTGTAGACTTCATACAGGTAATACTGGTAATTTGACCAATGACACGTAAATTAAGAGAATCCCAATGTAACGGAGAACTAACGTCGTTTGTTCCGTTTCAAAATGCTAGTTAGATACAAGTTAATTTTTCGTTAGAGTAAAATTACATAAATTATTATCGACCGATGGATCATTGTATGTATCCAATTTACCTATCTTTTATGAAGAAGTATGGTTAATTGGTAATTTCTTTTGATTTATTACATGGAATTTGATGTTATACTTCATAttaaaagaatttgatctttgtGAACGTATAAAGTCACTAGAGTTTTTTTATGTAGAGTTATTAATAATTAAATTGTACATGATAATATAAAGTATAATATAAAAATAGAAAAGGACGAAATTCCACGTATTGACAAATGGGGAAAAATCTTACCGGTTTCTGAATGCTTCATTTATGACAATAAGGATGACGTATTTAGGCTTACATTTTATCCAAAGGTGATAACATTTACTCATTTTAATAAGAGACATATAATTccaagggtggagatacaataggaagtttatttggctaggaaggataggaagtgatcttgaccattcattaagttaatcaagggctaagattaaatcagggaaattgaaaagaataaaagaggcgcgtgagtttgttcaagggcattctagtcaatccaagccaatagtttctctctcctccaattcccccccattttttaaacgttaataactctttcatacgacattatttttttataaaaattgcaccaaaaaaatgagcgttttttttctttaaaacgagtatactattgctatattttaaaaaaaaaattaaaacccagttgcgtaaaacgcaatagaaaaaccaccagttacgtaaaacgcaatgaaaaaaaaaacctaaaaaatgacatttttctaaaacgcaatgcaccaaaaacacaaagaaatgacttatttgtaaaacgcaatggccagaaaacacacagaaatgtcttatttgtaaaacgcaatggccagaaaacacataaaaatgtgttctacctaaaacgcaatgcaccaaaaacacaaagaaatgacttatttgtaaaacgcaatggccagaaaacacacagaaatgtcttatttgtaaaacgcaatggccagaaaacacataaaaatgtgttttacctaaaacgcaatgcaccaaaaacacaaagaaatgtcttatatgtaaaacgcaatggccagaaaacacttaaaaatgactcattctaaaacgcaatggactgaaaacacctaaaaaatgtgtcactgtgaactgtctgaattgtctacgaattactgtcttcgaaatgagccaatttatggaaaattaatttttctgatgcgtttttagtacagcaatttaatcgaaaaaaaaaaaatttcctcCCTAAACTAGTTCACCACTTCAATGTCTACGTGCCGGATTTGGTGTTTTTTGGTGACTCGTTCACGACTCGGTCGGATCGGTCAGACTCGTTCCAGGCTCAGTGTGTGTACCGAGTCATGGAGGTGAACTCAGTGAAGAGAATGAGGGTGGTGGGGTTGAGTTATG belongs to Helianthus annuus cultivar XRQ/B chromosome 5, HanXRQr2.0-SUNRISE, whole genome shotgun sequence and includes:
- the LOC110944208 gene encoding LOW QUALITY PROTEIN: uncharacterized protein LOC110944208 (The sequence of the model RefSeq protein was modified relative to this genomic sequence to represent the inferred CDS: inserted 1 base in 1 codon) — its product is LPKLVHHFNVYVPDLVFFGDSFTTRSDRSDSFQAQCVYRVMEVNSVKRMRVVGLSYGGFVAYSLAAQFKEMVERXVICCAGVCLEEKDLEDGLFPVKSLEEAAEILLPQTPEKMKELMRFTFVKPPVKTPNCILVDFIQVILVI
- the LOC110944210 gene encoding uncharacterized protein LOC110944210; this translates as LPKLVHHFNVYVPDLVFFGDSFTTRSDRSDSFQAQCVYRVMEVNSVKRMRVVGLSYGGFVAYSLAAQFKEMVERVVICCAGVCLEEKDLEDGLFPVKSLEEAAEILLPQTPEKMKELMRFTFVKPPVKTPNCILVDFIQVILVI